The Oncorhynchus keta strain PuntledgeMale-10-30-2019 chromosome 22, Oket_V2, whole genome shotgun sequence genome includes the window ATAATGAggactattttttattttattcatatGTCCTCTCTGGAGAGGTTTCGAGTCAAATGAACTTTCATGCAGACCAATGGCTacttactactgtactgtaaatgttgtccctctctcttcatcagaATAAAACTGTAGGCCTACAGAAGCCGTCGGAGAAACCTTCACCTTCTGGGCCAGTAGCTCGAAACAAGAACGGAGTGGTGACAATTTCAGTGCACGCGAAGCCTGGATCTAAACAGAACGCAATTACAGGTGCACTCTTTGTATACCGAAAAATGATGGCAATAGAAACTCAACTACGAGACTAATTGAGGGCTAGCCCCATATTTGTGTGCCCACATTATTTGTGTATTTTTTGTGTGTAATACATTTAACGTAGCTGGGCTATGTCATTTGTAAAACAAAAATTATCTTTCCCAGATGTGTCTATAGAGGCTGTAGGTGTCGCTATTGCCGCACCGCCAACAGATGGGGAGGCCAATGCGGAGCTTGTGCGGTATCTCTCCAAGGTGCTGGATTTGAAGAGAAGTGAAGTCGTTTTGGACAAGGTTTGTTTATATAGCCTACTGTGTTGCCCATAACAGAACAGTTTTAAATTGAAACTAAAATGCTGCATCATGTTCTTATGTCTCTCTGCAGGGCTCCAGATCCAGAGAG containing:
- the c22h15orf40 gene encoding UPF0235 protein C15orf40 homolog isoform X2 — protein: MRHLLHSNGCRDTRTANKTVGLQKPSEKPSPSGPVARNKNGVVTISVHAKPGSKQNAITDVSIEAVGVAIAAPPTDGEANAELVRYLSKVLDLKRSEVVLDKGSRSREKIIKVTGSLTPEQVLDRLKQEASG
- the c22h15orf40 gene encoding UPF0235 protein C15orf40 homolog isoform X1; protein product: MFTQTRSLRLTRTTLFQVLHLSNFIQKHLSLYFCRRLSSSSHQLEGPLAARRHYSGNHNMPKKDKTNKTVGLQKPSEKPSPSGPVARNKNGVVTISVHAKPGSKQNAITDVSIEAVGVAIAAPPTDGEANAELVRYLSKVLDLKRSEVVLDKGSRSREKIIKVTGSLTPEQVLDRLKQEASG